In the genome of Hymenobacter taeanensis, one region contains:
- a CDS encoding BLUF domain-containing protein — MASATLHHLVYQSIATTPLDDNALGAILLRSRSWNEAHNLTGILLYCDGEIMQVLEGEKNEVHYIFARIREDQRHFRVVKLSDGPIQKRNFSQWSMGFKAVAPEAFADLKGYTNPEGENYLSSYSENDNISLHSLLSTFVTEDEIRF; from the coding sequence ATGGCCTCTGCTACCCTGCATCATTTAGTTTACCAGAGCATTGCTACTACTCCCCTTGATGATAATGCCCTGGGAGCCATTCTTCTGCGGTCTCGCTCCTGGAATGAGGCCCATAATTTAACCGGAATTCTACTGTACTGCGATGGAGAGATTATGCAGGTACTAGAGGGAGAGAAAAACGAGGTTCACTATATTTTTGCGCGTATTCGGGAAGATCAACGGCACTTCAGGGTGGTTAAGCTGTCGGATGGCCCTATCCAGAAGCGTAATTTTTCGCAATGGAGTATGGGCTTCAAAGCCGTTGCCCCAGAGGCTTTCGCGGACCTCAAAGGCTACACTAACCCAGAAGGCGAGAACTACCTGTCTTCGTACTCAGAAAACGACAATATCTCCTTGCATTCTCTGCTCTCCACGTTCGTAACGGAAGACGAAATTAGGTTTTAA
- a CDS encoding TetR/AcrR family transcriptional regulator has product MLSYIHLNDRLFLRNPQETELGRRLIGESVRLIDEIGLEQFTFKKLAQRMESTEASLYRYFENKHRLLGYLVSWYWAWLGHQIRFHTHNVPNPAQRLRLILGILTRAHHDDPTTTGLDEAALYRIVVNEASKAYLTRGVDADDQAGLFREYKQLVAHISAVLGELNPAYPYPHALASTLLEASRKQLFFAQHLPSLTNQTGQPTEQVIYCFLENLAFKALA; this is encoded by the coding sequence ATGTTGAGCTACATACATCTTAATGATCGGCTGTTTCTGCGGAATCCGCAGGAAACGGAGTTGGGGCGCCGCCTGATTGGGGAAAGCGTACGGCTGATTGACGAAATCGGGCTGGAGCAGTTCACTTTCAAGAAGCTGGCCCAACGGATGGAGTCAACGGAGGCTTCCCTGTACCGCTACTTTGAGAACAAGCATCGGTTGCTGGGGTATTTGGTGTCGTGGTACTGGGCGTGGCTGGGGCATCAGATCAGGTTTCACACCCACAACGTGCCCAACCCCGCCCAGCGGCTGCGGCTGATCCTGGGCATCCTGACCCGCGCCCACCACGATGACCCCACCACCACCGGCCTCGATGAGGCCGCGCTGTACCGCATTGTGGTAAACGAAGCTTCTAAAGCCTACCTCACCCGGGGCGTTGATGCCGACGACCAGGCCGGGCTGTTTCGAGAGTACAAGCAGTTGGTGGCGCACATTTCAGCGGTACTCGGGGAGCTGAACCCCGCTTACCCGTACCCCCACGCGCTGGCAAGTACGCTGCTGGAGGCCTCTCGCAAGCAGTTATTCTTCGCTCAGCACCTACCCTCACTCACTAACCAGACCGGGCAACCCACGGAGCAGGTTATCTACTGCTTCCTGGAAAACCTGGCATTTAAAGCCCTGGCCTAG
- the dcd gene encoding dCTP deaminase has product MILTDQQILAEIERGNIVIEPYDRTCLGTNSYDVHLGRYLATYRDEVLDARKHNEIDVFEIPEEGFVLQPGTLYLGVTEEYTESHAHVPFLEGKSSVGRLGIDIHATAGKGDIGFCNTWTLEISVSMPVRVYHLMPVGQLIYFAVQGDVETFYNRKANAKYNERTVKPVESMMWKNRF; this is encoded by the coding sequence ATGATTCTCACCGACCAGCAGATTCTCGCCGAAATAGAGCGGGGCAACATTGTTATTGAGCCCTACGATCGGACCTGCCTCGGCACTAACTCCTACGATGTGCACCTGGGGCGCTACCTGGCTACCTACCGCGATGAAGTACTGGATGCTCGCAAGCACAACGAAATCGACGTGTTTGAAATCCCGGAAGAAGGCTTTGTGCTGCAACCCGGTACGCTGTATCTGGGCGTAACGGAAGAATACACTGAGAGTCATGCTCACGTACCCTTCCTGGAGGGAAAGAGCAGTGTTGGCCGCCTGGGCATAGATATTCACGCTACCGCAGGCAAAGGCGACATCGGGTTCTGCAACACCTGGACGCTGGAAATCAGCGTATCGATGCCGGTGCGCGTGTACCACCTGATGCCCGTAGGCCAGTTGATTTATTTTGCTGTGCAGGGCGATGTAGAAACCTTCTACAACCGCAAGGCCAACGCTAAATACAATGAGCGCACGGTGAAGCCCGTAGAGTCTATGATGTGGAAAAACCGTTTCTAG
- a CDS encoding ABC transporter substrate-binding protein: MRSFSLLRLATLCTGLALSGSSLAQQTTPTSAPKPAPSKNTAAPPAAKPTPAAKPAASAAKATGLSKPATGTAPKTATTKPTTAPSTAKPTLATASPRPTGPRLPANLGSSDPNTRYKNGKLLIDQARYDLAMQELQPLTLPGAKFERAPEAAYLYAVAASRAKKWAEAEQMLNLVRNEYPQWSGLPEALFLQGQLSFEQHDFDNALKVLSMLPPDRLVTERENMKALYLPRIKDKDTFQSLLKTYPREAALGRAYADKLANGGWYTDADKGQLNDLIAQFSLDRTRYTPRPRAQKKSTYNIGVLLPFEFDDPSWEKQRKNQFVTDLYAGMRLAQDSLQREGRPVQLFAYDTGADTLQLKSVLALPEVASMDMLIGPVYKSGSKILARYAQQKQIICVNPLSQDGDLVEDNPWYYLYESSSATQARQAAEFAFARLGGPRTAIVLYEDSKDEASFGQTYKQAYEALGGKVLELRRINSDVEESLAAGFAGLDLKSIGHLVVASDHKKAGPYTFGVMQAQAARPALITYASWQDNNRVSLAQLNARSVYFVQPKFIDKSSLGVRRFRQLYTQRQNLPPSVFAFSGFEMLYYFASQLHQYGPTFQQELANSGPVSGTLFQGIGYPAGTHDNQYVPITKMEHLEVEVLNPVGIR, encoded by the coding sequence ATGAGGTCATTCTCTCTCCTACGACTTGCTACCCTGTGCACTGGCCTAGCCCTTTCCGGCTCATCCCTGGCTCAGCAAACCACCCCGACATCTGCCCCTAAGCCGGCGCCGTCTAAAAACACTGCGGCGCCCCCAGCTGCTAAACCCACTCCGGCGGCTAAACCGGCGGCGTCTGCGGCTAAGGCAACCGGCCTGAGCAAGCCTGCTACCGGCACGGCCCCCAAAACCGCCACTACCAAGCCTACCACGGCCCCATCTACCGCCAAGCCTACCCTGGCTACTGCTTCCCCCCGCCCAACCGGGCCGCGGTTGCCCGCTAACCTGGGCTCCTCTGACCCCAACACGCGCTACAAGAATGGGAAGCTGCTGATTGATCAGGCTCGTTACGACCTGGCCATGCAGGAGCTGCAACCCCTGACGCTGCCGGGTGCAAAGTTTGAGCGGGCCCCGGAAGCCGCCTACCTGTATGCCGTGGCCGCCAGCCGCGCCAAAAAATGGGCCGAGGCGGAGCAGATGCTTAACCTGGTACGCAACGAGTATCCGCAGTGGAGTGGCCTACCCGAAGCCCTGTTCCTGCAGGGCCAGCTTTCTTTTGAGCAGCATGATTTCGATAACGCTCTTAAGGTGCTGAGCATGCTGCCCCCCGACCGCCTAGTAACAGAGCGTGAAAATATGAAGGCGCTCTACCTGCCTCGCATCAAGGACAAAGACACTTTCCAGAGCCTGCTCAAAACGTATCCGCGCGAGGCAGCGCTGGGCCGGGCGTATGCCGATAAGCTGGCTAACGGCGGCTGGTATACCGATGCGGACAAAGGCCAGCTCAACGACCTGATTGCCCAGTTCTCCCTCGACCGGACCCGCTACACCCCGCGCCCACGAGCCCAGAAGAAAAGCACTTACAACATTGGCGTGCTCCTCCCTTTTGAGTTTGATGACCCCAGCTGGGAAAAGCAACGCAAAAACCAGTTTGTAACGGACCTTTACGCCGGCATGCGCCTGGCCCAGGACTCCTTGCAGCGGGAAGGCCGGCCGGTTCAGCTCTTCGCCTATGACACCGGCGCCGATACCCTGCAACTCAAGAGCGTACTGGCCCTGCCTGAGGTGGCTTCTATGGATATGCTCATTGGGCCGGTATACAAGTCGGGCAGTAAGATTCTGGCCCGCTACGCTCAGCAGAAGCAAATAATCTGCGTGAACCCCCTGTCGCAGGACGGCGACCTGGTGGAAGATAATCCGTGGTATTACCTGTATGAGTCCAGCTCGGCTACGCAGGCCCGGCAAGCTGCTGAGTTTGCTTTTGCCCGCCTTGGTGGCCCGCGCACGGCCATAGTGCTGTACGAGGACAGCAAGGACGAAGCCTCCTTCGGGCAGACGTACAAACAGGCCTACGAAGCGCTGGGCGGTAAAGTCCTGGAGCTGCGCCGCATCAACTCAGATGTAGAAGAGTCGCTGGCGGCGGGCTTTGCCGGCCTCGACCTGAAGTCAATAGGCCACTTGGTAGTTGCTTCTGACCATAAGAAAGCCGGGCCTTACACCTTTGGCGTCATGCAGGCGCAGGCCGCCCGGCCTGCACTAATCACTTATGCCTCCTGGCAAGACAACAACCGCGTGAGCCTGGCTCAATTGAATGCGCGTAGCGTGTATTTCGTGCAGCCTAAGTTCATTGACAAAAGCAGCCTTGGGGTTCGTCGTTTCCGGCAGCTCTACACCCAGCGTCAGAACTTGCCACCCTCAGTGTTTGCCTTCTCAGGCTTCGAGATGCTGTATTACTTTGCCTCGCAGCTGCACCAATACGGGCCAACTTTCCAGCAGGAACTAGCCAACAGCGGCCCAGTTTCAGGCACCCTTTTTCAGGGCATTGGCTACCCAGCCGGCACCCACGATAATCAGTATGTGCCCATCACAAAAATGGAGCACCTGGAGGTGGAAGTTCTGAACCCTGTGGGCATCCGGTAG
- a CDS encoding peptidase domain-containing ABC transporter, whose protein sequence is MANTQESTLTPGQRLLRLLAAERRDITYLYIYAALAGLISLTLPLGVQSVIGFVSSGDVSTSLIVLIGFIVFGTFLVGALQVMQLYLVEFIQQRLFARVSFDFAVRLPRVRTESLDGQYLPELMNRLLDTPTLQKGLSTLLVEFSAAALQILFGLILLSFYHPIFIAFGLLLVALLALMIRFTGPKGLATSLSESKYKYRVVAWLEDVARTVHTFRHSPRQEMAISRTDGLVEGYLVARQSHFRVLLTQFWGFVAFKTLITAALLIIGCWLLISKQINIGQFVAAEIVIILTISAVEKVLLKLDVVYDALTSLDKIGHVLDLPVLEPHAGVELPLATAGSGLRVEVRHLSYQYPGSEKQPVQDVSLVLAAGEHMGLAGSDGSGKTTLLRVLAGLLEGYTGVVAYDGLALQDISSEALGRYLGDNISHQNIFEGTLLQNITLDQANLSADDVTWALELVGLRDDLYGRKQGLNTPLGVGTPLSDSVRQKLLLARALVRRPRLLLLDNFLTGVEPAERLRILQRLLAPQQPWTVLLASNDVRVLTLCPRLALLREGRIIADGSFDTVSQQPELRELM, encoded by the coding sequence ATGGCCAATACGCAAGAATCTACTCTCACCCCCGGGCAGCGGCTGTTGCGCCTGCTGGCTGCCGAACGGCGCGACATTACCTACCTCTATATATATGCTGCCCTGGCGGGCCTCATCAGCCTCACTCTACCGCTGGGCGTGCAGTCGGTTATTGGGTTTGTAAGTAGCGGCGACGTTAGCACTTCCCTCATTGTGCTGATTGGGTTTATCGTGTTCGGGACGTTTCTGGTGGGGGCCCTGCAGGTCATGCAGCTGTACCTGGTGGAGTTTATTCAGCAGCGCCTGTTTGCCCGTGTAAGCTTTGATTTTGCCGTGCGCCTGCCCCGAGTCAGAACAGAGTCGCTGGATGGGCAGTATCTGCCCGAACTCATGAACCGCCTGCTGGATACGCCCACCTTGCAAAAGGGGCTTTCTACGCTTCTGGTGGAGTTCTCAGCGGCGGCGCTACAAATTCTGTTTGGCCTGATTCTGCTGTCGTTCTACCATCCCATCTTCATTGCGTTTGGCCTGCTGCTGGTAGCTCTGCTAGCCTTAATGATTCGCTTTACTGGCCCCAAGGGGCTGGCTACCAGCCTCTCCGAATCAAAATATAAGTACCGGGTAGTGGCCTGGCTGGAAGATGTGGCCCGTACGGTGCACACCTTCCGGCACTCCCCCCGGCAGGAAATGGCCATTTCCCGCACCGATGGCCTTGTGGAAGGCTACCTGGTAGCCCGCCAAAGCCACTTCCGGGTACTCCTGACGCAGTTCTGGGGGTTTGTAGCCTTTAAAACCTTAATTACGGCGGCCCTACTGATTATTGGCTGCTGGCTGCTGATCAGCAAGCAAATCAACATCGGTCAGTTTGTGGCCGCCGAAATTGTGATTATCCTCACCATCTCGGCCGTGGAGAAAGTGCTCCTGAAGCTGGATGTAGTATATGATGCTCTCACCTCGCTCGATAAAATTGGGCACGTGCTGGACCTGCCGGTGCTGGAGCCGCACGCCGGGGTGGAGCTACCCTTGGCAACGGCAGGGAGTGGCCTACGCGTAGAGGTGCGCCACCTGAGCTACCAGTACCCTGGCAGCGAGAAGCAACCCGTGCAGGATGTGTCGCTGGTGTTGGCGGCCGGCGAGCATATGGGCTTGGCGGGCTCCGATGGCTCTGGCAAAACTACCCTGCTGCGCGTGCTGGCGGGTTTGCTGGAGGGCTACACCGGCGTGGTGGCCTATGATGGCCTTGCCCTGCAGGACATCTCCAGCGAAGCCCTGGGCCGCTACCTCGGCGACAACATCTCGCACCAGAACATTTTTGAGGGTACCCTGCTGCAAAACATCACCCTGGACCAAGCCAACCTCAGCGCCGACGATGTAACGTGGGCCCTGGAGCTGGTAGGCCTGCGCGACGACCTCTACGGCCGCAAGCAGGGCCTGAATACGCCCCTTGGGGTGGGCACGCCGCTTTCTGATAGCGTGCGCCAAAAGCTGCTGCTGGCCCGGGCACTGGTGCGGCGCCCCCGTCTGCTGCTGCTAGATAACTTCCTGACCGGTGTGGAGCCCGCTGAGCGCCTGCGCATTCTGCAGCGCCTGCTAGCCCCCCAGCAGCCCTGGACGGTGCTACTGGCCTCCAATGATGTGCGCGTGCTAACTCTCTGCCCCCGCTTGGCTCTACTCCGCGAAGGCCGCATCATTGCCGATGGTTCATTTGATACCGTTTCGCAGCAGCCGGAACTGCGCGAGCTGATGTAG
- the gldG gene encoding gliding motility-associated ABC transporter substrate-binding protein GldG, which yields MAPSAPAPSPSTARKRRDLTRFGLALLVLLLINFVGAIYFFRLDMTEEKRYTMSGATKTLLENLKQPVTVTVYLEGDFPPAFRRLQQSVRETLNEMQVYGGSNLHYVFVDPSAAGTEKARNEYYATLLKKGLRPTNLGANENGKRVEKIIFPWATVASGGKEQQVLLLRGNQAAPSDVRLNQSIEGLEYELASAIRRLSPGKRKRIGVLEGHGELNNAEAGDLIGSLQQYYDVFRVNLNQARPQDLKTLSAVIVAKPATAYSEPEKFKLDQFITQGGNALFFVDAMRVNLDSANRGGMLSFPLQLNLEDLLFKYGVRINPDLILDLNSGVIPMVTGLEGEKPKVEPMPWQFYPLINNFSQHPITRNLDAVYTKFVSSIDTVKAAGIRKTPLLFTSRYTRVLPSPVPVNLNDARLEPEQRLYKDQFKPVGYLLEGQFRSLYANRAQPGTSQYLPETPPLARPSKVLVLSDGDFVRSELDPKTGRPYRLGFDRLANTEFANREMVLNAVDYMLDESGLISVRSKQITLRPLDKLRVVEERRRWQLLNLVAPLVLLGLFGIVRAWRRKRRYASFN from the coding sequence ATGGCTCCATCTGCTCCCGCTCCATCTCCCTCTACCGCGCGCAAACGCCGTGACCTGACGCGCTTTGGGTTGGCGTTGCTAGTCCTGTTGCTCATCAACTTTGTGGGCGCCATCTACTTCTTTCGGCTCGATATGACGGAGGAAAAGCGCTACACCATGTCGGGGGCTACTAAAACGCTGCTGGAGAACCTGAAGCAGCCCGTTACCGTGACAGTGTACTTAGAGGGTGACTTTCCCCCAGCCTTCCGCCGGCTGCAGCAGTCCGTGCGCGAAACCCTGAACGAGATGCAGGTGTACGGTGGCTCCAACCTGCACTACGTGTTCGTGGATCCCTCAGCGGCCGGTACTGAAAAGGCCCGCAATGAGTATTATGCCACCTTGCTGAAGAAGGGCTTGCGCCCCACCAACCTGGGTGCTAACGAGAACGGCAAGCGCGTAGAGAAAATCATTTTCCCCTGGGCTACGGTGGCCTCGGGTGGTAAAGAGCAGCAGGTGTTGCTGTTGCGTGGCAACCAGGCCGCCCCCTCCGACGTGCGCCTCAACCAGAGCATTGAGGGATTGGAGTATGAGCTGGCCAGCGCCATCCGGAGGCTCAGCCCCGGCAAGCGCAAGCGCATTGGGGTACTCGAAGGCCACGGCGAGCTAAATAACGCCGAAGCCGGTGACCTAATTGGCTCCCTGCAGCAATACTATGATGTGTTCCGGGTGAACCTCAACCAGGCGCGCCCCCAGGATCTGAAAACGCTCAGCGCCGTTATTGTGGCCAAGCCCGCCACGGCTTACTCTGAGCCCGAGAAGTTCAAGCTCGATCAGTTCATCACTCAGGGCGGCAATGCGCTGTTCTTCGTAGACGCCATGCGTGTGAATCTCGATAGCGCTAACCGAGGCGGCATGCTGTCGTTCCCGTTGCAATTAAACCTAGAGGACCTGCTGTTTAAGTACGGCGTGCGCATAAACCCCGACCTGATTCTGGACCTCAACTCCGGGGTTATCCCGATGGTAACTGGCCTAGAGGGGGAGAAGCCTAAAGTGGAGCCTATGCCCTGGCAGTTTTACCCGCTCATTAATAACTTCAGCCAGCACCCCATTACCCGCAACCTTGATGCGGTATACACGAAATTTGTCAGCAGTATTGATACCGTAAAGGCCGCTGGTATTCGCAAAACGCCGCTGCTCTTTACTTCACGCTACACCCGGGTGCTGCCTTCGCCGGTGCCCGTAAACCTGAACGACGCCCGGCTAGAGCCTGAGCAGCGGCTTTATAAAGACCAATTTAAGCCCGTGGGCTACCTGCTCGAAGGGCAGTTCCGTTCCCTTTACGCCAACCGCGCCCAGCCTGGCACTTCGCAATATCTACCCGAAACCCCTCCCTTAGCGCGACCATCTAAAGTGCTGGTGCTCTCCGATGGTGACTTTGTGCGCAGCGAGCTAGACCCCAAAACCGGGCGTCCGTACCGCTTGGGCTTCGACCGCTTGGCCAACACCGAGTTTGCTAACCGCGAGATGGTGCTCAACGCCGTAGATTATATGCTTGATGAGAGCGGCCTGATTTCCGTGCGCAGCAAGCAAATAACCCTGCGCCCCCTCGACAAGCTTCGGGTAGTGGAGGAGCGCCGCCGTTGGCAACTGCTAAACCTTGTGGCCCCGCTGGTGCTGCTAGGCTTGTTTGGCATAGTGCGTGCCTGGCGTCGGAAGCGTCGGTACGCCTCGTTTAATTAA
- the gldC gene encoding gliding motility protein GldC: MKKSEIRFSIALDDQKVPEAISWTATDAGPDIHFAKAINIALWDRDERGTMKIDLWTKEMPVDEMKRFYVDTMGAMAESIVTATNDSVMATKMRDLCRVLMDHIEEEERKQK, from the coding sequence ATGAAGAAATCTGAAATCCGCTTCAGCATCGCCCTCGACGATCAGAAAGTACCCGAGGCCATCAGCTGGACAGCCACCGACGCGGGTCCTGATATTCACTTTGCCAAAGCCATCAATATTGCCCTCTGGGACCGGGATGAGCGAGGTACCATGAAAATTGACCTCTGGACCAAGGAAATGCCCGTTGATGAGATGAAGCGCTTCTATGTAGATACCATGGGGGCTATGGCCGAGAGCATTGTAACGGCCACCAACGACTCGGTGATGGCCACCAAAATGCGCGACCTGTGCCGCGTATTAATGGATCATATTGAGGAGGAAGAGCGTAAGCAAAAATAA
- the gldF gene encoding gliding motility-associated ABC transporter permease subunit GldF gives MYAILRKEFNAFLSSPVAYVVIAVFLVATGLFVWVFPDSSVLDYGYADLQTLFNMAPWIFLFLIPAITMRTFAEEKKAGTIELLLTRPLTDGQIIGGKYLACLLLALLALVPTLLYYYSVYQLGAPKGNIDSAATVGSYIGLVLLAAVFAAIGIFASAITRDQIIAFLVAVVGCFLVYSGFDSLASVFDGAPAYYISQLGIAAHYRDLSKGLIDSRDLLYFFSLIAGLLLGTRLVLQSRNW, from the coding sequence ATGTACGCCATACTTCGCAAAGAATTTAACGCTTTCCTTAGCTCCCCAGTGGCCTACGTGGTTATTGCGGTGTTTTTGGTGGCTACGGGCCTGTTCGTGTGGGTCTTCCCCGACAGCAGTGTGCTCGACTACGGCTACGCCGACTTGCAGACGCTGTTCAACATGGCCCCCTGGATCTTCCTGTTCCTGATTCCGGCCATTACCATGCGCACCTTCGCCGAGGAGAAGAAGGCGGGCACCATTGAGCTGTTGCTGACCCGCCCACTCACCGATGGGCAGATAATAGGAGGGAAGTACCTGGCGTGCCTGCTGCTGGCCCTGCTGGCTCTCGTGCCCACGCTGCTCTACTACTACTCGGTATACCAACTGGGCGCGCCCAAAGGCAACATCGACTCGGCCGCAACGGTAGGCTCGTACATAGGCCTAGTGCTGCTAGCGGCCGTGTTTGCCGCTATTGGCATCTTCGCCAGCGCCATTACCCGCGACCAGATTATTGCTTTTCTGGTAGCCGTGGTGGGGTGCTTTCTGGTGTATTCGGGGTTTGACTCGCTGGCTTCAGTATTTGATGGTGCACCCGCTTATTACATCAGCCAGCTTGGTATTGCGGCCCACTACCGCGACCTGAGCAAAGGCCTCATTGATTCCCGCGACCTGCTGTACTTCTTCAGTTTAATTGCCGGCTTGCTGCTCGGCACGCGGCTGGTTCTGCAAAGCCGCAACTGGTAA
- the dnaN gene encoding DNA polymerase III subunit beta, translated as MKFIVSSSALLKQLQSINGVVTNNPVVPILENFLFEIEEGKLTITASDLETSMMTELPVEARESGRIAAPARILLDTLKNLPDQPVTFTLDEETYTIEIASSNGRYKLAGENATDFPRVPVVKGSTPIEIPSSSLSRAINKTIFAVSTDELRPAMTGILVQLADNQVTFVATDGHRLLRYRRSDVGAGQTANIIIPRKAFNLLKGALPSEATTVRVEFNNSNAFFSFNQMRLVCRLIDERYPDYENVIPVSNPNKLIISRQELLNSVKRISIYSNKTTHQVRLRLAGSELTVSAEDLDFSNEANEKLACQYDGEDMEIGFNAKFLTEMLSNIDSEEITLELSTPNRAGLLMPTTPDDNENILMLVMPVMLNNYV; from the coding sequence ATGAAGTTCATCGTTTCGTCTTCCGCCTTGCTCAAGCAGCTCCAGAGCATCAATGGCGTGGTCACGAATAACCCCGTGGTACCGATCCTGGAGAACTTCCTCTTTGAGATTGAAGAGGGCAAACTTACCATCACGGCTTCCGATCTGGAAACCAGCATGATGACGGAGCTACCCGTGGAAGCCCGCGAAAGTGGCCGTATTGCTGCCCCCGCCCGCATCCTGCTCGATACCCTGAAAAACCTGCCCGACCAGCCCGTGACGTTCACCCTGGACGAGGAAACATATACCATTGAAATTGCCAGCTCTAATGGCCGCTACAAGCTGGCCGGCGAGAATGCTACCGACTTCCCCCGCGTGCCGGTAGTAAAAGGCTCCACGCCCATTGAGATTCCTTCGTCGTCGCTGTCGCGGGCTATCAACAAAACCATCTTTGCGGTCAGCACCGACGAGCTGCGCCCTGCCATGACGGGTATTCTGGTGCAGCTAGCCGACAACCAGGTAACCTTTGTGGCTACCGATGGCCACCGCCTGCTGCGCTACCGCCGCTCCGATGTGGGTGCCGGCCAGACCGCAAACATCATCATCCCGCGCAAAGCCTTTAACCTGCTGAAAGGTGCGCTGCCCTCCGAGGCTACTACCGTGCGCGTAGAGTTCAACAACTCCAATGCCTTCTTCAGCTTCAACCAGATGCGCCTCGTGTGCCGCCTGATTGATGAGCGTTACCCTGACTACGAGAACGTAATTCCAGTAAGCAACCCCAATAAGCTTATCATCAGCCGCCAGGAGCTGCTGAACTCGGTAAAGCGTATCAGCATCTATTCCAACAAGACCACGCACCAGGTTCGGTTGCGTCTCGCTGGCTCAGAGCTGACGGTATCGGCGGAAGACCTGGACTTCTCCAATGAAGCCAACGAGAAGCTGGCCTGCCAGTACGATGGCGAAGACATGGAAATTGGTTTCAACGCTAAGTTTCTGACGGAAATGCTCTCGAACATTGATTCTGAGGAGATTACGCTGGAGCTGAGTACGCCAAACCGCGCGGGTCTGCTGATGCCAACCACCCCCGACGACAACGAAAACATCCTGATGCTGGTTATGCCAGTGATGCTCAACAACTATGTTTAA
- the hemL gene encoding glutamate-1-semialdehyde 2,1-aminomutase — MSELLTAPDLTLTTSDALFTRAKNHIPGGVNSPVRAFRAVGGHPVFMQSAKGAWLTDVDGNRYLDFINSWGPMILGHAPDLVLHAVQDAIQGSLSFGAPTRREVEMAELIKQMVPSIEKVRLVNSGTEATMSAIRVARGYTGRNKIIKFEGCYHGHGDSFLIAAGSGALTLGAPDSPGVTEGVAQDTLTVPYNDLAATEQVILANEGQVAALILEPVVGNMGLVAPQEGYLQGLRNLCTQHGIVLIFDEVMTGFRLARGGAQELYGIKPDMTTLGKIIGGGMPVGAYGGRQDIMDQVAPAGKVYQAGTLSGNPIATAAGIAQLTYLQEHPELYDQLNRTTTRIADGTRQICQELGLNYTVNQVGSMFSVFFTDKPVTNLEEAKQSDTEAFGRYFRAMLHRGIYLAPAQYEALFVSTAITDDLVDTYLTACRESMREAHGL; from the coding sequence ATGTCTGAACTTCTGACTGCTCCTGACCTCACGCTTACCACCAGCGACGCCCTCTTTACCCGCGCCAAAAACCATATTCCGGGTGGTGTAAACTCTCCCGTACGGGCCTTCCGGGCCGTGGGCGGGCATCCGGTGTTCATGCAGTCGGCCAAAGGTGCCTGGCTCACGGACGTTGACGGCAACCGCTACCTTGACTTCATCAACTCCTGGGGACCCATGATTCTGGGCCACGCTCCTGACCTGGTGCTGCATGCCGTGCAGGATGCCATTCAGGGCTCTCTATCGTTCGGGGCCCCCACGCGCCGCGAGGTAGAGATGGCAGAGCTCATCAAGCAGATGGTGCCCAGCATTGAGAAAGTCCGGCTGGTAAATTCCGGCACTGAGGCCACTATGTCGGCTATTCGGGTAGCGCGCGGCTATACTGGCCGCAACAAGATTATCAAGTTTGAGGGCTGCTACCACGGCCACGGCGACTCCTTCCTGATTGCGGCAGGCTCGGGTGCCCTCACCCTTGGCGCCCCCGACTCGCCCGGCGTAACTGAAGGCGTGGCCCAGGATACCCTCACCGTACCTTACAACGACCTCGCCGCCACTGAGCAGGTTATTCTCGCCAACGAGGGCCAGGTGGCTGCGCTAATTCTTGAGCCGGTGGTAGGCAACATGGGCCTGGTGGCCCCCCAGGAGGGTTACCTGCAGGGCCTGCGTAACTTATGCACTCAACACGGCATCGTGCTCATCTTTGATGAGGTAATGACTGGCTTCCGCCTCGCGCGGGGTGGTGCACAGGAACTCTACGGCATTAAGCCCGACATGACGACCCTCGGCAAAATCATTGGCGGGGGCATGCCCGTTGGGGCCTACGGTGGCCGCCAGGATATCATGGACCAGGTGGCTCCCGCGGGCAAGGTGTACCAGGCTGGTACGCTTTCCGGCAACCCCATTGCCACCGCCGCCGGCATTGCCCAACTCACTTACCTGCAGGAGCACCCGGAGCTCTACGACCAGCTCAACCGCACCACCACGCGCATTGCCGATGGCACCCGCCAGATTTGCCAAGAGCTAGGCCTGAATTACACGGTAAATCAGGTAGGCTCCATGTTCAGCGTATTCTTTACCGATAAGCCCGTTACCAACCTGGAAGAGGCAAAGCAGTCGGATACGGAAGCATTTGGGCGCTACTTCCGCGCCATGCTGCACCGCGGCATATACCTGGCTCCCGCTCAATATGAGGCGCTGTTTGTGAGCACCGCCATTACTGATGATTTGGTGGATACGTACCTCACTGCCTGCCGCGAATCGATGCGAGAGGCCCACGGCCTCTAA